Proteins encoded by one window of Zerene cesonia ecotype Mississippi chromosome 8, Zerene_cesonia_1.1, whole genome shotgun sequence:
- the LOC119828539 gene encoding probable DNA-directed RNA polymerase III subunit RPC6, whose amino-acid sequence MTDVKSDHVIVEKIVNAAKEKPKGLTLTDMAAEVPELSPAELVEVINKLLQQGLIELYKQGASLIYKLKNQSAKQVIKGADNEEKVVYNLIEEAANKGIWIRDIRNRSNLTMTQLPKILKNLESKKLIKAVKSVNASKKKVYMLYNLEPDRSVSGGAWYQDQDFESEFVDILNRQCLRFLQQRADKIKNNPRGPIVGRTQSYATAAEVHKYITDLGISKVKLEVEDVITILNTLVFDGKAESSVYPDGSKVYRAIESLLPPPGLVQVPCGICPLIHRCSSTGLITPQECKYMSEWLEQ is encoded by the exons atgacTGATGTAAAATCCGATCATGTGATAgttgaaaaaattgtaaatgctGCGAAAGAGAAACCTAAAGGATTGACATTAACCGATATGGCTGCTGAAGTTCCCGAATTATCACCAGCAGAACTTGTTGAGGTCATTAATAAACTTCTACAACAAGGTCTAATTGAACTGTATAAACAAGGTgcatcattaatatataa gtTAAAAAATCAATCTGCAAAACAAGTTATAAAAGGTGCAGATAATGAAGAAAAGGTAGTATATAATCTTATAGAAGAAGCAGCTAATAAGGGAATATGGATTCGAGACATAAGAAACCGATCAAACTTAACCATGACACAACTTCCAaagattttaaagaatttggAGAGTAAGAAACTCATAAAAGCTGTTAAATCTGTTAAT gcttcaaaaaagaaagttTATATGCTATACAATTTGGAGCCTGATAGATCTGTGTCTGGAGGAGCTTGGTATCAGGACCAGGACTTTGAATCTGAATTTGTTGATATACTCAATAGGCAATGTTTAAGGTTTCTTCAACAAAGagcagataaaattaaaaataatcctcGAGGACCAATAGTTGGCCGAACACAATCCTATGCAACAGCAGCtgaagtacataaatatataactgacTTAGGTATAAGTAAA GTTAAATTGGAGGTTGAAGATgtgataacaattttaaacacgCTAGTGTTTGATGGCAAAGCAGAAAGTAGTGTATATCCTGATGGTAGTAAAGTTTATAGGGCCATTGAATCCCTTCTGCCTCCACCAGGCCTGGTGCAAGTACCCTGTGGCATATGCCCTTTAATACACAGGTGTTCATCCACTGGACTCATAACACCACAAGAGTGCAAATATATGAGTGAATGGCTTGAACagtaa
- the LOC119828420 gene encoding cysteine protease ATG4D translates to MNGSSSIVSQSSLLMSASNNGTQGTTALTVSNVDGAATSRDNARENSEDFYDLKGKVESRLLSMWNNMKFGWTVKLKTNFSKESPVWLLGRCYHRKLSPSGSLESSTEIGTEATANEPVEQIYGEGIEGFKSDFISRIWMTYRREFPTMSGSSFTTDCGWGCMLRSGQMMLAQALVCHFLGRSWRWTPERPIQNAREFQEDCIHRMIIKWFGDKSSVNSPLSIHQMVRLGEALGKKPGDWYGPASVAHCLKAVMIAASKENYEFDKLDVYVAQDSTVYIQDVYSLCKLPNGSWKSLILLVPVKLGSEKFNPIYGPCLTSLLTLDFCIGVIGGRPKHSLYFVGYQDDRLIHLDPHYCQEMVDVWQPNFSLQSFHCRSPRKMPIIKMDPSCCIGFYLATHNDFETFVNIIGSFLTPQGVSSNHEYPIFTLHNGSHSSVMNPPNIRYSIFETERNWVAPIQDSDTDLESEEFVLV, encoded by the coding sequence ATGAACGGTTCAAGTAGCATCGTTTCGCAAAGTTCTCTGCTTATGTCTGCTAGTAATAATGGAACACAAGGAACAACGGCATTGACGGTATCGAATGTTGACGGAGCAGCTACATCAAGGGACAATGCACGTGAAAACTCGGAAGATTTCTACGACCTCAAAGGAAAAGTTGAGTCTCGTTTATTATCTATGTGGAATAACATGAAATTTGGATGGACTGTTAAACTAAAAAcgaatttttcaaaagaatCACCTGTTTGGTTATTGGGACGATGCTATCATCGAAAACTCAGTCCAAGTGGTTCATTAGAATCATCTACGGAAATTGGTACTGAGGCTACAGCCAATGAACCTGTGGAACAAATATATGGAGAAGGTATAGAAGGCTTTAAATCTGATTTCATTAGCCGAATATGGATGACATACAGGAGAGAATTTCCTACTATGTCTGGCTCCTCATTCACCACTGATTGTGGATGGGGATGTATGCTACGAAGTGGACAAATGATGTTGGCTCAAGCATTAGTTTGTCATTTTCTTGGGCGATCATGGAGATGGACACCTGAAAGACCAATACAAAATGCTCGAGAATTCCAAGAAGATTGTATTCATCGCATGATTATTAAATGGTTTGGAGATAAATCCTCTGTAAATAGCCCTCTTTCTATTCATCAGATGGTAAGATTAGGAGAGGCATTAGGGAAAAAGCCTGGAGATTGGTATGGACCAGCATCTGTTGCCCATTGTTTAAAAGCTGTGATGATTGCTGCCTCAAAAGAGAACTATGAATTTGATAAGTTAGATGTTTATGTTGCTCAAGATTCAACTGTCTACATTCAAGATGTTTATTCTCTTTGTAAATTACCAAATGGCTCTTGGAAATCCCTTATTCTTTTAGTACCTGTGAAGTTGGGCTCAGAGAAGTTTAATCCTATTTATGGACCTTGTTTAACATCGCTGCTGACATTGGATTTCTGTATAGGAGTGATAGGGGGCAGGCCAAAACATTCCCTTTATTTTGTTGGTTACCAGGATGACAGATTAATTCATTTAGATCCACATTACTGCCAAGAAATGGTTGATGTATGGCAACCTAACTTCTCCCTCCAAAGCTTTCACTGCAGATCTCCAAGAAAAATGCCTATTATAAAGATGGATCCATCATGTTGTATAGGTTTCTACCTAGCTACTCACAATGATTTTGAAACTTTTGTGAATATCATTGGGTCATTTTTAACTCCTCAGGGAGTGTCATCAAATCATGAATACCCTATATTCACACTTCATAATGGTTCTCATAGTAGTGTAATGAACCCTCCAAATATTCGTTATTCCATATTTGAAACGGAGCGAAACTGGGTTGCTCCTATACAAGATAGTGATACAGATCTAgaatctgaagagtttgttctagtttaa
- the LOC119828786 gene encoding CDAN1-interacting nuclease 1 codes for MLPQDEIKPMPYKLYASIVEDFNKLTSYSRRAENELRNKYKDIPSTTMGSIISLLVQRAMKLNYRKSPTISSKYFDLYENLMKSQNKQDIIIQLADSQCISPALFVRSLLQNVYSDSTMVKKCLKDTTLIEDKDLAYQVFLGIMNDNQYGPYADIIKQSIGLEYELRLERELKSMNISFSDENILRTRGYDKTPDFKLDIPIAVDGFIVNWIESKALFGDEENHMGYLKEQLICYWNRFGPGLVIYWFGYLETLEDMPEVNNMFILRTKFPNKESITQYKFDL; via the exons atgttgCCGCAAGATGAAATAAAACCTATGCCCTACAAGTTATACGCATCTATAGTAGAGGACTTCAATAAATTAACGTCGTACAGTAGAAGGGCTGAAAATGAATTAcgaaacaaatataaaga TATTCCATCAACAACTATGGGAAGCATTATATCCCTATTAGTTCAGAGAGCAATGAAACTCAATTACAGAAAGTCACCAACGATTTCAAGCAAATACTTTGACTTATATGAGAACCTCATGAAAAGTCAAAACAAACAGGATATTATAATCCA GTTAGCTGACAGTCAATGTATAAGTCCTGCACTTTTTGTCAGATCATTACTGCAAAATGTATATTCAGACTCTACAATGgtcaaaaaatgtttaaaggaTACTACACTTATAGAAGATAAAGATTTGGCTTATCAAGTATTTTTg GGTATAATGAATGATAATCAATATGGACCCTATGCTGATATCATCAAAca atcaATTGGATTAGAGTATGAGCTAAGATTGGAAAGAGAACTTAAGTCAATGAATATATCATTTTctgatgaaaatattttacgcaCTAGGGGATATGATAAAACCCCTGACTTTAAATTAGATATCCCAATAGCTGTAGATGGATTCATTGTGAACTGGATTGAAAGTAAAGCATTATTTGGTGATGAAGAGAACCATATGGGTTATCTTAAGGAACAGTTAATATGTTACTGGAATAGATTTGGTCCAGGACTTGTTATATACTGGTTTGGGTATCTGGAAACATTGGAAGATATGCCAGAAGTAAATAACATGTTCATACTAAGAACAAAGTTTCCAAATAAAGAAAGTATAAcccaatataaatttgatttgtaa
- the LOC119828422 gene encoding mediator of RNA polymerase II transcription subunit 6, whose product MMPARIGHLPIAAENPLGLSWHDSAWIPSLNPSNIMDYFSERSNPFFDRTCNNEVVKMQRLSMDQLQNMTGLEYILLHVQEPILYVIRKQHRHSPLQTIPLADYYIIAGIVYQAPDLASVLNSRLLSAVHHLQCSFEETMSYSKYHPSKGYWWDFKANKPGISPFNAGQSAPKEVSSTPKEEPSTLFQRQRVDMLLAELVRQFPLPIIPAASTQTNGVSVKTENTNDKGDKSSDGANLNNITIKQEPMDSMHSEMTNGSLQGHLEIKQEIKQENMKPPPEKKPRSLV is encoded by the exons ATGATGCCTGCAAGAATTGGACATCTTCCTATTGCTGCTGAAAATCCTCTGGGTCTGTCATGGCATGATTCAGCGTGGATTCCATCACTTAATCCGTCTAATATAATGGATTATTTTTCTGAAAGATCTAACCCCTTTTTTGACCGGACATGTAACAATGAAGTGGTGAAAATGCAACGTCTGAGCATGGATCAACTACA aaacaTGACAGgcttagaatatattttactgcATGTTCAAGAACCCATTTTGTATGTCATTCGAAAGCAACATAGACACAGTCCTTTGCAGACAATACCTTTGgcagattattatattatcgcTGGCATTGTTTATCAAGCACCAGACCTTGCTAGTGTTTTAAATTCAAGATTG TTGTCTGCTGTTCATCATTTACAATGTTCATTTGAGGAAACAATGTCTTATTCCAAGTATCATCCCAGTAAAGGATATTGGTGGGATTTCAAAGCTAACAAACCAG gaATAAGTCCATTTAATGCTGGGCAGTCTGCTCCCAAGGAAGTGTCAAGTACCCCAAAGGAAGAACCTTCCACATTGTTTCAAAGACAAAGAGTAGACATGCTTCTAGCTGAATTAGTCAGGCAGTTTCCTCTCCCTATCATTCCTGCAGCATCTACTCAG ACAAATGGTGTTTCGGTAAAAACTGAAAACACAAATGATAAAGGTGATAAATCAAGTGATGGggctaatttaaataatattacgataAAACAAGAACCAATGGACTCAATGCATTCAGAAATGACAAATGGGAGTTTGCAAGGACATCTGGAAATAAAACAAGAGATCAAGCAAGAAAACATGAAACCACCTCCAGAGAAAAAGCCAAGGAGTTTGGTCTAA
- the LOC119828423 gene encoding uncharacterized protein LOC119828423, protein MGDETIKLSAKTWARAVNSIHKIRYSDGMVDGESKAFQSSFDMGYEEGFRYGLKMGFVNAIDPPRLNTASSENANCIICSDSNKLKDNVINLYNLQKEKNNEAFL, encoded by the exons ATGGGAGATGAAACTATCAAACTTTCGGCTAAAACTTGGGCGAGAGCAGTTAAtagtattcataaaattagatATTCCGATGGTATGGTAGATGGTGAAAGTAAAGCATTTCAATCAAGTTTTGATATGGGATACGAGGAAGGATTTCGATATGGATTAAAAATGGGATTTGTTAATGCAAT aGATCCACCCAGGTTGAATACAGCATCAAGTGAAAATGCTAATTGCATAATATGCTCtgatagtaataaattaaaagacaatgttatcaatttatataatttacagaaAGAGAAAAACAATGAAGCATTTTTGTGA